In Vigna unguiculata cultivar IT97K-499-35 chromosome 3, ASM411807v1, whole genome shotgun sequence, a single genomic region encodes these proteins:
- the LOC114179646 gene encoding protein INVOLVED IN DE NOVO 2-like, with amino-acid sequence MSHSSSDEDTDISESEISEYEDKSYEELKNGVQNVKTWNGNGTFVCPYCPRKRKQDYVYKELLQHASGVGQSSSKKRKARDKANHLALVKYLEKDLMDVDVPAKDSKPTDESDPSVYSDEQFVWPWIGIVVNIPTRRTVDGRCTGESGSRLRDEYRSRGFNPVRVNGLWNHRGHSGTALVEFCKDWQGLQNALAFERAYELDHHGKRDWFANSEPKCGLYAWVARADDYKMNNIYGEHMQTMGDVKTISELIEEETRRQDKLVSNLTNIIQVKNQHLKEIEVRCNETTHKIDLVMMEKDKLVQDYNAATKKIQSSAMDILKKISIDHEKLKLQLESQKNELEQRKIELENREADNESERRRLEEEIRENAMKNSSLHMATLEHKKADENVMKLAEDQRRQKEQLHAKILHLQKQLDKKQELELEIQRLKGSLNVLKYMENDDDGAEVLKKVDSLQKDLRDKEQSLEDLDELNQALIIKERVSNDELQEARQALVNGVKQLSSLGNIRLKRMGELDTTPFFEAIKKRYNRKEVEERVLELCSLWEEHLTNPDWHPFKVIMVEGKEKEIIEDDDEKLKNLKKEWGEGAYKAVVQALSEINEYNPSGRYVTTVVWNYKEGRRATLKEGVQLLLNQWRKMRNGRK; translated from the exons ATGTCTCACAGCAGTTCTGATGAGGATACTGATATTAGTGAATCTGAAATTAGTGAGTATGAAGATAAGAGTTACGAAGAACTGAAGAATGGAGTACAGAATGTGAAAACCTGGAATGGGAATGGGACTTTCGTATGTCCGTACTGTCCTAGAAAGAGGAAACAGGATTATGTGTACAAGGAGCTCCTTCAACATGCTTCTGGAGTGGGTCAGAGCAGTTCAAAGAAGAGAAAAGCAAGAGACAAGGCTAATCATTTGGCTTTAGTGAAGTATTTGGAAAAGGATCTCATGGATGTTGATGTTCCAGCAAAAGATTCAAAACCGACAGATGAAAGTGATCCTTCTGTTTATTCTGATGAGCAATTTGTGTGGCCTTGGATTGGAATTGTTGTTAACATTCCAACTAGGCGGACAGTAGATGGACGATGTACTGGGGAAAGTGGTTCCAGGTTGAGGGATGAGTACAGAAGCAGGGGTTTCAATCCCGTTCGAGTCAATGGTCTATGGAATCACCGGGGTCACTCGGGAACTGCCCTTGTGGAATTTTGTAAAGACTGGCAAGGCTTACAAAATGCTTTGGCATTTGAAAGGGCATATGAATTAGATCATCATGGCAAACGGGATTGGTTTGCTAATTCTGAGCCGAAGTGTGGCCTTTATGCATGGGTTGCTCGAGCAGATGACTACAAAATGAACAATATTTATGGAGAACATATGCAAACGATGGGTGATGTCAAAACCATATCTGAGCTTATAGAAGAAGAAACTCGAAGGCAGGATAAACTTGTCTCTAATTTGACTAATATTATTCAGGTCAAGAACCAGCACTTAAAAGAGATCGAAGTGAGATGCAATGAGACGACACACAAAATAGACTTGGTGATGATGGAAAAAGATAAACTCGTTCAAGATTATAATGctg CGACAAAGAAAATACAGTCAAGTgcaatggatattctcaaaaaGATTTCAATCGATCATGAAAAGCTTAAATTGCAACTAGAATCTCAGAAAAATGAGCTTGAGCAGCGGAAAATCGAATTAGAAAACCGTGAGGCAGATAATGAAAGTGAAAGAAGAAGGCTGGAAGAAGAAATCAGGGag AATGCCATGAAAAATAGCTCTCTTCATATGGCTACTCTGGAGCACAAAAAAGCAGATGAAAATGTTATGAAATTGGCAGAAGATCAGAGG AGACAAAAAGAACAGCTCCATGCTAAAATCCTTCACCTTCAAAAGCAACTTGATAAGAAACAAGAACTGGAGTTGGAGATTCAGCGATTAAAGGGCTCATTAAATGTGTTGAAGTACATGgaaaatgatgatgatggtgcagAGGTTCTGAAGAAGGTAGATTCTTTACAAAAGGATTTAAGAGACAAGGAACAGTCACTTGAAGATTTAGATGAGTTGAATCAAGCACTAATTATTAAAGAGCGTGTGAGTAATGATGAGCTGCAGGAAGCCCGACAAGCACTGGTTAAT GGTGTTAAACAACTATCATCTCTTGGAAACATCCGTTTGAAGAGAATGGGAGAACTTGACACTACGCCATTCTTTGAAGCAATTAAGAAAAGATATAATAGGAAGGAAGTTGAAGAGAGAGTTTTAGAACTGTGCTCATTGTGGGAAGAGCATCTAACGAACCCAGATTGGCATCCATTCAAAGTTATTATGGTTGAAGGGAAAGAAAAG GAAATTATTGAAGATGACGATGAAAAgctgaaaaatttgaaaaaggagTGGGGTGAAGGGGCATATAAAGCAGTGGTACAGGCATTGTCAGagataaatgaatataatcctAGTGGGCGATACGTAACCACAGTAGTATGGAACTATAAAGAGGGAAGGAGAGCAACTCTGAAAGAAGGAGTACAACTTCTGTTGAATCAATGGAGGAAAATGAggaatggaagaaaatga